GGGCACAGCTCTAGGGCCAGTAGAAAGATTCTTGGCTACTTGCTACAGATTTGTCTTTTGAGAGAAAAGGCAGGAATCTGCTCAATATCCTGATACAGatttctgggtgttttttttttactatgtaaCTTTTTTTGCCTTGATCTCAAATTTTATCCTGACAAAGTTTCTGTTGATGTAGAATTTTGCATAGGGTAACATGGATAGGACTTATGTATATAGGTGGGTAAGTATTGATGAATGTAGGCACCCGCGGAACTAGCCCCCAGATCAAGATACAGAATTTCCCAACTTTCTAATACATTTTCTTATGCCTCCTTCCAGCTCATAATTCCTCTGCAAGACCACTGTTCTGATATCTGTCACCGCAGATTAGATTTGccttttgaactttatataataCAATTAATTATATGTACTTTTTAATATGCACCTTCTTTTGCTTGACATGGTGTTTTTAATGAtgttggagcagagggagagggagagagagggctccACACAGAGTGTGCagtccgacgtggggcttgatctcaccgcctgagatcatgacgggagccgaAATCACGAGTTgaaaacttaactgactgagccacccaggcaactcctGACGTAGTGTTTTTCAGAATCATCTCTGTTGGGttgcctcggtggttcagtcagttaagtgtttccttcggttcgggtcatgatcttgggtcctgggaccgagccctgagtcaggctctccactgagcagggagcctgcttcttcctctccctctctctctcaaataaatcttaaaaggatCATCTGTGTTTGTGCACACAGAGAAAGCTTGTTCCTTTCAATTGTCGAGTGTGAATGTACTACAAGGTGCTTGTTCATTCTCCTGTGTTTTCCCGCTGGAAGTTACAATGCGTAAAAGAACATGCTCACGTGGGTAGAAACCAGACCCTAGAAATGCTGAGTTAGTTTCGGGTGTGCAGTTCCTGTTATAAGAAGCCGCAGAGCCCCTGCCAGAGTGGCTTACTGTTTGCACCCGAACCGAGAGCGGCCGAGAGTTCCCACGACTCCACGTGCTCACGCACACAGGTGTTGCCCCTCGTCACTTTCGTCCATGCTGCTGGGTATGAAACATCATCTGGCTGTTACCCTGACCGCTCTTAGAGAAACACCCTCGATGACCTCCTAATTTGTAATAGGCAAAATAAGCTATCTGTAGTTGAAAATGTGGTATTAGCTCTAGTTTAACGGGTCAAACGTGAGACAATATTTTAGGTACTGTGGACATAGTCCTAGGATATGTGTGTCCCTGTATATCAGTTTGGGAGCATGATTTAAGAATGTTAACTAGacgggtcacctgggtggctcagtggattaagcctctgcctttggctcaggtcatgatttcagggtcctggaattgagtcccacatcgggctctctgataagcggggagcctgcctccccctctctctctgcctgcctctctgcctacttgtgatctctctctctgtgataaataaataaaatgttaaaaaaaaaagaatgttaactaGATGTAGCTTGGCTTTTTAACATATAAGCTTATTTACGTAATCTTTAGGGTTCATTTCATTATGTGGTAACCTGGCTTCCCAGAAGTAAAGAAGTAAGTAGGGATGGCCTATGTAACAAATCCTTgactaaatattttctaaattaagcGAGACCTTTGGAAGGATTTTCCCTTGGACCTCACAAGAAAGCAATATGGAATGAGCCCTACTCTATGCTAATGCATGACCTGTGTTAGCTCATTCAGTCTCACAAGTGTCCTCTGAGGAAAATCAAATCACTGCCCCACATCCTGCACGAGGAAACTGAGTCTGGGGGTGCTGCGGAGCCTGCCAGGGTGGGGGACTAGCCCAGAGTGGCAGAATTCTCATGCCGGCCCCGCCCTGACTCCCGGCCCCTGTATGGAACCCctttctcccctgccctccctgagcagagcagagaaggGCTGGAGATGTGTGGAGGCTCACTAGGGGGTCTCACGGACGGAGGTCCAGAGAAGGAGGCTGTGACCCACTGTCTAGACGCGTGGAATCGTATTCCTAAGAAGAGCAAACTGGTCATCAGAGGGACAATTCATGGTCTGCtgatgaaagcttttttttttcccccagtttagAAGAGctgtttttctaaaacatttaaatttaaatctcgAGAAAAGCACATTGGACACTGAGAAACATAATCATCCATAAtgcagagagtggggaggaaaaaGCAGTTTCTACCTTCCgtctttcttccctttgttaAACCATATTTTTCTGGAAGTAAATCATTTCTGTTGGTTTTGAGAAAGgtttgggagggaggaagaatccCCTTGGGGGCAGTCAGGACAGGAACAATCCAAAACACCACACCTTCCCTGGACACTCCTGCCATCAGTTCCTTTGCTGGAAAGCACTTGAGCCTTGCCCAGGGCATCCCCTGTTTGGACAACAGCAATTGTCTCCAGATTCTCCCAAGAGCAGAGGCAGCCCCTCCTGAAACAGTGATAACACTATCCCCCGAGGGCTCTACTTCCTCCAGCTGCCCCTTTGCTTGGCATAAACAGGAACAATAAGACTAGATTATCCTGTTCTCAGTCCTCACGGAGATTTTAACCAAAGACTAGAGGATAGGCAGGGTGATGCTGGAAACCCACTTGGGGCTCCCTGTGAGCCTCTTTTTGTGAACCACCTGCCAACACATAAATTCCTGTTATTTAGTTGATGGGGGTCCCTAGGAAGGTGCTGGATCCCCTTCTACAGGGCTTTCCCGAGTCCTCTCACTTGACTTTCCCGGGTCCCCTGAGGCAGGCACAATCTCCCCTGGGACAAGTAGGGACCCAGCTATCACATGCCCCAAGGCCCCCAGCTCCAGGGCACAGAGCCCCCTCCCACAGGCTGGCTCAGCCAATTGCTGTGCAGGCAGGTGCCAGGGGCAGGACCAGCAGGGCCAAATCCCAGGCTTAAATGGACTGTCTCCTACCCATCAGCAGGCGTGCTGGACACCTCCGACCTGCACCTCTGACTGCACCTGCCTCAGGTGAGATCCCAGCCTGGACCTGAAGGGAAGGGCTACCCCTTAAAACATGGGGAGGGGGGTACCAGCCTTGGGGGCCAGGGGTTTAGGGCTCCAGGGAGGCACTCTTCCAGGGCCTGGTCCCTCCAGGCATGGCAGCTTGACCACTACACCCCAGACTCAGGGCTTGTCACTCCCTGTATTGCCATCTACATGCTCTGGAAGCAGCAGGTGGGTTGCGGGTTGCAGGGCGGGGAACAGGCCAGCAGGCCCCCTGCACGCGCCACCTCTCCACAGCCCCGTGGAAACACGTGGGAGGATTAACGCAATGTCTTTACTGTACCAGAGTGGTTCTAACACCTCAGAATAAAGGATGGCTCTTTAGATGGTTGGTCTAAtccaaaacacatttcttttcccttcctaggTTTTGGAACATGCATCCTTCTCTCTTCTTGGCTGCCCTTTGCCTGGGAATAGCCTCAGCTGCTCCACAACCCAATCAGAGCTTAGATGCACGCTGGTCTCAGTGGAAGGCGGCCCACAAGAGACTATACAACAAGGTTGGTAACATCTGAGCTGTCCACTGAGACCCCAGGGAATGTTCCATGCTGGTGGGAGTCCACAGTGGAGAGTAGTTTTTGGAGGCCCCTGGTACCCAGGCAGGTAGCAGGGCACTGTGACTGTGCATGATGGGGACAGATGTCCTGCTGTGTGGTTGCTGGAGAGCAGCTCCTGGAGCATCAGCCCAGCCCTGGTCCAGGTCCCTCCTCCCGTCTGTGAGCACATCCACTTGGGGCAGGTGAGCTGGGCTTAGATAGAAATCAACAGGATGGGTTGCATGTTTGTCTCCAGGATGAAGAAGGACGGAGGAGAACAGTGTGGGAGATGAATCTGAAAGTGATTGAACAGCACAACCAGGAGTACAGCCAAGGGAAACACAGCTTCACAATGGCAATGAATGACTTTGGTGACCTGGTGAGTGCAGCTGGAGTTGCTGAATGTTTTGTGCTTCCTCTAAggattttttccaaaaaatctcATGCTTGTCaacattctatttccttttccttgaagACCAGTGAAGAATTCCAACAGGTGTTGAGTGACCTTAAAATCCAGAAGCAAGAGGACCGGAATGTGTTCCAAGCACCTCTCTTTGCTGAGATCCCCTCGTCCGTGGACTGGAGAGAGAAAGGCTACGTGACCCCCGTGAAGGATCAGGTGAGACAGTACTCGGCAGCTCCCTTTCCAAGAGCAAAGCCAAGAGGAACCAGTGCCCTCGTGATGGAAGTTGAGAAACCATATACAGTTTGTTATGTTTTGGAAGAGTTTTCAGATGTCAGGGCTGTTGTCAAGTCTTGCTATTAACTTTGTAGACTAAGAGCTGTATCATTTTGTTTTCAGGGTCAGTGTCAATCTTGTTGGGCTTTTAGTGCAGCTGGTGCCCTTGAAGGACAGATGTTCCGGAAAACGGGCAAACTTGTGTCACTGAGCGAGCAGAACCTCGTGGACTGCTCTTGGTCTCAAGGCAATGAGGGCTGCCGCGGTGGCCTGATGGATTTTGCCTTCCAATATGTTATGGACAACGGAGGCCTGGAATCCGAGGAATCCTACCCGTATCTTGCAAGGGTAAACAGACTTCCCTTTCTTTTATCAAAGTTGAGTATATTCAGTAAAACAAAGCCTATATTTCAAATTCTCATTTTAGACTGTAGACTCTGTATCTGCACATGGTCAGAACAGATTAAAATCTGTTAGCCTGGCACAGTTCTCCACCTAGAGGGTTACCATACAGGTGTTCCCACTTCTCAGCCACACAGCAATACAAATATCGTTCTAAATACAGTACAGATCTCCAGAGTGAAAAATCTATGCACAAGTAGACCAAAAGAGTGTCTCATTGAATAGATATTGCCTCATTTCTCAATTTCAAAACAAGCAATCATATTTTGCCTCTTGACATGTTTTATAACACACTCGACTTGGACATCATTCAGCTGCAAACTGTCTTGAGCTCGTGTTCCCCAGGAGGTGGACGGTATTAATCAAGTCCCTTCCCCTTTACCTTTGAAAGAATGGCTACTGCAGATACAGGCCTGAGAAATCTGCCGCCAATGTGACTACCTTCTGGCACGTCTATAACGAGGAGGATGGTCTTATGACCGCAGTGGCAACTGTGGGGCCCGTCTCTGCTGCTGTAGACTCAAGCCCGTATTCCTTCCAGTTCTATAAAACAGGTGAGCATTTGTCTACCCAGAACATTGGCCAGAAAATACGGGTAACCAGCATGACATACAACAAgatgggcttttttgtttgtggGACTCAGGAGGGTATGGATTTAGCATGGTGGCTCATTCTGTGTATGTAGTCCTTGTGCTTGTTGTCACCATTTGACATGACTTGACCCATATCCCCAGGCTTTTAAGCActtcagaaatatatttaattattaaaaatattttatttatttatttatttggcagacagatcacaagcaggcagagaggcaggaagaccgGGGTGCGGGGagcgggggggagcaggctccctgacgagtaGAGATCCTGACGTGGGGTTCgacctcaagaccctgggatcataacctgagccaatggcagaggctttaacccactgagccacccaggcacccctataaatatatttaaatgactaCATAGCTTGACTGGTATAGTTTACTTCACTTTTTTTCCAATGTTTGGACCTTGAAGTTTTCCAAGGAATTTTACTACTGAAATAGACACTGGAAAGAACCCCTTGACTCAAGTAATTTTCTGTTCTCTGCTGCTTCTTCGGCTGACATCGTATGGTAGAATGACAAAGTTTCAACAAGTGCTCTTTTATGCCTCTTCACTGTTCTTCACAAAAGAGACTGTGGCAACATATATTTCTGGTAGTACTAGATGATGTCCTAAATCCCTAGCCTAGCTAAACGAAAAGATCTGATTTCTAAATCTTATCTCAATTGCTATCACAACCGGATTTTGAGATGCCGCCCTTGCTGTGGTCACTAGGTTGTTGTCACATGTTATCATGTCACTTGGGTGTTCCCGCTCAGCACTGAATCTCTCTTCTCCAGGCATTTACTATGATCCAAGCTGCAGCAATACACGCCTGAATCACGGCGTTCTGGTGGTTGGCTATGGCTTTGAAGGAGAAGAATCGGAGGACAAAAAATACTGGATAGTCAAGAACAGGTATAAAGAGCCAAGAACACCTACCTTGGAAATTGAAAAGGGAATTCTTTCTAGAATCAGTGTTTGGAGGCAGATCCTCAAACCCTTGAGCACGCTTCTGAAATCCCTGACGTGTTTATGCCATTAAGGGGGAAGGGACATACTCATGTGATGACGGCAGTAGCTTGCTAGGGTCCTGCCATGGTTTTGCTACCATTGCGTTTCTCAACTtgaaaattttctcatttctgcaatGCATCTGGCCCCAAGAgcttcttttttctgtgtttccatTCGTCGTCTGCGAAAGGTCTGGGGACGGAATTCTGTGCTGGGTTAGAACTCAAGCAGGAACAGGAACGGACTCTCCGGATTCTTCCTGAATCTGTCCTGGCCTCTGGTGCCCTGCTCAGGGTCGGGTGTGATGGTTCATGACGGGAAATGTGGTTGATTGTTTGTAATAAGTGGCAAACCCTGTCTTCTTTCAGCTGGGGTACAAACTGGGGCATGGAGGGCTACATGCTGTTGGCCAAGGACCGGGACAACCACTGTGGAATCGCCTCCATGGCCAGCTTTCCTGTCGTGTGAGATGAGGGCGTACAGAAGGCTTGACTGGGAACCGAATATCGAGAAGATGAATTTTGTTCGAAAGCCGACCACATCTTATGATACGGGATAAAACACATGAACCATTGAAGACCCAAGCTGGGATTTGACTGTGTGGATTTTATATGAGGAATGTTACCACTTCGCTCGTTACTGATGTAAAAGCCTTTGTATGACAGACTTGTCTAATAActtttggattttcattttttaaaaaaatgtatgaagttttattttttaataaaaaacttcAAAGTAGAAGGGAGGTAAAATGTTACTACTTTAACTCCTTATAGAGTCAAAATGTGACTGGGCTCTAGGATATCGGTGGATAGGCCAGTGGTCCCTGGGAGAATACTGGGTGGTCCGATTGTTTTGAGTATAAATGATTGTTACATCTGTAACATTGTtacaatgtcacattagtt
This is a stretch of genomic DNA from Mustela lutreola isolate mMusLut2 chromosome 12, mMusLut2.pri, whole genome shotgun sequence. It encodes these proteins:
- the LOC131812454 gene encoding procathepsin L-like isoform X2 translates to MHPSLFLAALCLGIASAAPQPNQSLDARWSQWKAAHKRLYNKDEEGRRRTVWEMNLKVIEQHNQEYSQGKHSFTMAMNDFGDLTSEEFQQVLSDLKIQKQEDRNVFQAPLFAEIPSSVDWREKGYVTPVKDQGQCQSCWAFSAAGALEGQMFRKTGKLVSLSEQNLVDCSWSQGNEGCRGGLMDFAFQYVMDNGGLESEESYPYLARNGYCRYRPEKSAANVTTFWHVYNEEDGLMTAVATVGPVSAAVDSSPYSFQFYKTAGVQTGAWRATCCWPRTGTTTVESPPWPAFLSCEMRAYRRLDWEPNIEKMNFVRKPTTSYDTG
- the LOC131812454 gene encoding procathepsin L-like isoform X1; the protein is MHPSLFLAALCLGIASAAPQPNQSLDARWSQWKAAHKRLYNKDEEGRRRTVWEMNLKVIEQHNQEYSQGKHSFTMAMNDFGDLTSEEFQQVLSDLKIQKQEDRNVFQAPLFAEIPSSVDWREKGYVTPVKDQGQCQSCWAFSAAGALEGQMFRKTGKLVSLSEQNLVDCSWSQGNEGCRGGLMDFAFQYVMDNGGLESEESYPYLARNGYCRYRPEKSAANVTTFWHVYNEEDGLMTAVATVGPVSAAVDSSPYSFQFYKTGIYYDPSCSNTRLNHGVLVVGYGFEGEESEDKKYWIVKNSWGTNWGMEGYMLLAKDRDNHCGIASMASFPVV